Within the Gloeobacter kilaueensis JS1 genome, the region CCGCAGAGCTGTCATTTTCTGGCTTCTAGCGGCCTGTCGAACGGTCCTCAGCCACTGGCGACGACGAGGATCGGGTTGCGCTTGAAGGCCGGGATGCCGCAGCGCTCGTCGATCGGTGGCTGGATGATGGCGTTGATTTCGGGATAGAACATCAGGGCGACGCCGCGCTTGGGGGAGCCAAAAATCACTTCTACCTGTTCCTTGCAGCCGATCTTACCGATCACCGTCACCCGCTCGTGCTCGGCAAAACCGGCGGCTTGCGCATCGTCGGGATTGAGCAGAATGCAGTTGCGGTGCGGCATTCCCCGGTAGCTGTCGCCCTCTTTGTAGACGACGGTGTTGTGCTGCGAATAGGAGCGCACACTCACCAGCACCAGGGGGATCGCACGGTGGGACGGCTCGATGCCAAAATCGCCGATCTGGGGTGGGCGCAGTTCGGGCAGGGGCGGGACGAACATTTTGGCCCGCCCGGTCGGTGTGGCAAAGACCGGCTCGTGAAAGATGCGCCCGGCGATCGTAAATTCTTCGCGGGTCTGGTCGATCGTCGCCATCTTCTCAAAGCCGGGGATCGTCTGGGCGATCAGTTGGCGGACATAGGCCGTATCCTGCAAGCGCCGCCAATCCACCGGCACTTCGCCCAGCAGGTGATGGGCGACCTGGGTGAGAAATTCGACCTCCGAGATCAAGTCTGCCCCAGGAAGATGGGTGCGGCCTGTCTCGTTGAGGCGTACAAAGTTGTTGCCCGACTCGACCGTGGTGCGGTGGGGATTCTCGTCGCGGGTAAAGACCGGAATAATAATCGTCTGCTTGCTTGCCAGGCCGTGGAAGTGGCCCTGGTTGGGCTTGGTGGAGATATAAAAGATCGTCTCGATCTGGCCCAGGGCGCGGCTGGCCTGGCCCTGGTCGGGGTTGGCCCCCCAGAGGTTGCCTCCCAGGCAGAGCAGGGCGTCGATCTGGCCTGCAGCCGCCGCCTCGATGAGCCGCCGGGTGTCGTGGCCGGGAACGCGGCTGAGGGGGCGTCCCAGGAGCTTTTCGAGGGCGAGGCGGATCTCTTCTTTGAGGCGGACGCTCACGCCCATCGAGCCAAAGCCCTGGACGTTGGAATGGCCACGGATCGGCATCGTACCGGCTCCTGGTTTACCGGCGTTGCCGGTGAGCAGGGCAAGGTTGGCGATCGCAAAAATGTTATCGACGCCGTTGGCCTGCTGAGTGGCCCCCATCGCCCAGGCAAAGACGACGCGCTCGGATCGGGCGATCATCTGGGCGGCCTGCTCGATGAGAACGCGCTCGATGCCGCAGGTGGACTCAATCTGCTGCCAGCTCGTGGCCTGGGCGTGTTCGATCACCGCCTGGGAGTTCTCAGTATGCGCCCCCAAAAAGCGACGATCGATCTTGTTCTGCTCGATAAGCGATTTGGCCATACCGACGAAGAGGGCGACATCGCTGCCGGGGTCCGGCTGCAGGTAGAGCGAGGAGATTTCAGAACCGAACAGCAAAGACGGCACGAAGGCGGGGGAGGCAAAATTCATCAGCCCCACCTCGATGACCGGGTTGACGACGATCACCCGGCCCCCCCGCTCGCGCAACTTGATAAGCTCGTTCATCAACCGGGGATGGTTGGCCGGGGCGTTGGAGCCGATGAGCACGACGCAGTCGGACTGTTTGAGGTCTTCGAGGCTGACCATCGAGGTGCCGGAGCCGAAGACCTGCTTGAGGCCGTAGGTGCTGGGCGAGTGGCACAGATCCGAGCAGTCGGCCAGGTTGTTCGAGCCCAGGGCACGCATCATCAGTTGCAAGATGTAGGCGGCTTCGTTGGAGGAGCGGCCCGACGAATAGGAGGCGACCCGCTCGGGCGGACGGGCAAAGGCTTTTTGGGCAATCGCATAAATTTCTGGCCAGCCGATGCGCTCGTAGTGCGAACTGCCGGCCCGCAGGATCACCGGATAACTCAGGCGGCCCAACCGCTCCGCCTCCCGAGAACTGAGAGCCTGCAACTGGGCAAGGGACTGGCGGGCAAAAAAATCAGCCGCCACCGGCCCCTGCAGATCCCCCACGATCGATTCGACACCCTTTGCGCAGCGCTGCAGGGGTTCGTTCAGTTCGTTGCGAAAGCCGCCTTTCTGGCCGCCGGTACCCCAGGCGCAGGACTTGCAGGCGCTTTTGTGGTTGAGCTTCTGCCAGAGGAGTGTGCGGTAGGCGAGGGTCTTTTCGGCCCAGTAGAGCACCACCGGCAGACCGCCGCCGCGCGAAACTTTGAAGACGGGCGAACCGGCCTTCGCGGAATAGGGCTTGAGGATTCTGGCCATTGCGCGTTCTTTTTGGGTGGGTCACTCCAACGATAGATCCGCCTGTCCGGTGTAGCAGTCACTATTTCGGCAGAGCTGGCCCATCGTCCTAGACTGGACAGAAGATTCGCTGCCGATAGAGGGAACATGGGTCTGGCAGAAGCGCTCGAAACCTATACGCGCAGGCGACCGGAGGAGGTGCTGCTGGTGCGGGTGCGCATCGACGGCTCCGAGGAGGAGGCACTGGTCTTTCGCGGCGAAACCAGCTATCTTACCCGGCCCACCCCCGCTGACCCGGCGCTGCCGGTAATTCCTGCCGACGCGGAGCTGCTGAGCGTCGATCGCCAGCGCGCTCCCTATTCGCCCGTCAATCCCCAGATCATTGCCTCTGGGCTGGGACGCGCAGAACTGACGCAGTTGCTGGCGGAGGCAGGCATTTCTCTGTGAGCAGCGAAGCGCGCACGATCACCTATAGCCCTTCGTTTACGGTCGTGCCGACCCACGAGTGCTTCAACCGCTGCGGCTACTGCAATTTTCGGGCCGAAGCGGGCTCGGACTGGCTCACACCAGAAGCCGCCAGGCAACTGCTCGAACCGCTACGGCGGACGGGGGTGTGCGAAATTCTGGTCCTGAGCGGCGAAGTCCATCCCCGCGACAGGCGGCGGGGGGACTGGTTTTCGATGATCGAGAGCCTCTGTGCTGTGGCCCTGGAACTGGGGTTCTTGCCCCATACCAACTGCGGCATCTTGAGCTTTGCTGAGATGCGTGCCCTCCAGCAGGTGAACTGCTCGATGGGCCTGATGCTCGAAATCGAAAGCGACCGGCTTTTAGAGAGCGTCCACCGCCATGCCCCGAGCAAAATCCCGGCGCTGCGGGTCGAACAGCTTGCCTGGGCGGGTGAACTGGGCATTCCCTTCACCACCGGGCTGCTGCTGGGCATCGGTGAAACCTGGGCAGAGCGCGAGGCCACACTCCAGACGATCGCCAGGCTGCAGGAGCGCTACGGCCACATTCAAGAAGTGATCCTCCAGCCCCACCGCCCCGGCGGTGCTCAGCACTGGTCCGGCGAGGCGCTAGGTGAGGCAGAATTGCTTGAAACCGTCCGACTGGCCCGCAGCATTCTCCCGGCAGAGATTACTCTTCAGATCCCACCGAATCTGGTCGTGGACCTGCTCCCGTTTCTCGAAGCGGGCGTGCGGGATCTTGGTGGGATTGGCCCGGTCGATGTCGTCAACCCCGACTACGCCCATCCTCTCGTCGCCAGGTTGCGCGGAAACCTGCAAGAAGCAGGCTGGAAGCTGAAGGAACGCCTGCCCGTCTATCCCCACCTTTACGGGCGTGTACCGACGGCGCTACGCCAAACTCTACGGACACATCTACAAAGTTTTCTAGATTCACCGATTTTAAGAAAAAAGAAGTAAATGATCGCTTTTTTACGAGAACTTTACAAAAGAGCGGTATGTTCCTGGTAACTTGTTAAGCAAGGGTTGAGAGTAGACATGCCACTATTCGTCCAGATCAAAAACACAATCCAGCGCGGCTGTGCCGGCTTGCTGGTTCTCTGTCTCGGCATCACTGCCCAGTCTGCGGCAATGTCGGACACGCGAGCTGAAAAATTGCTTTCTCTAGCTGAGCACCACACTTCCGTAGCGCAATATACTAGCGGGCTCGATCGCGTCGCAGCGCGTTGCCAGGAGCCGCGCCTTGAGGTGGCCCGGCTGACGCTGCAGGCTGTGCAGAGGGCGAGGACTGCCGGTGTTCTGGTAGATGCGCGCCAGATGTTGGGACAGCTCGCTGGCGAGCTGACGAATTACAACAATCCCCAGAGCTGTGCAGCCGGTTACGAGCTGGTGCTCTATTCCCTCGAGGGCTGATCGGAGTATTCGAGCGGCCCATGCCATGATGGCTCTTGAGCACAGGAGCGCGCGTGGGTTCGATTCGCCTGGGTGTGGACGTGGGTGGCACCTTCACCGACCTGGTGCTGATCGCGGGTGGGCGCGTGATCACCGCCAAGGTGCCGACGAGCGCCGAGCAGTCCGAAGGAGTGATCGAGGCGTTCGAGCGCACGGGGATCGATCCTGCTGAGGTCCAGGTTTTTGCCCACGGGATGACGGTGGCGACCAACGCCCTCTTAGAAGGCAAGGGAGCGCCGACAGCTTTTATTACCACCGAAGGTTTTCGAGATGTGCTCACGATCGCTCGTCAGAATCGGCCCCATCTCTACGACCTCACCCGGCAGCGGCCCCGGCCCCTGGTGGCGCGCGAGCACTGCCTGACGGTGCGCGAGCGGATGGGACCGGCGGGGGTGATCGAACCGCTCGATCCTGTAAGCCTCCAGCAGGTGATTGCCACTCTAGATCCGCTTGTGGCAGCAGGCCAGATCCGGGCAATCGCTGTCGGGCTGCTATTTGCCTTTCGCTACCCGGCGCACGAGCAGGCGGTGGCCAGAGCGCTGCGGAAGGCTTTTCCAGAGATTCACCTGTCGCTTTCAACTGAGGTGGCACCTGAATTTCGCGAGTACGAGCGCTTCAGCACGGCGGTGGTCGATGCGTATTTAAGCCCGGCCCTGCACTTTTATCTGAGGCG harbors:
- a CDS encoding FdhF/YdeP family oxidoreductase; this encodes MARILKPYSAKAGSPVFKVSRGGGLPVVLYWAEKTLAYRTLLWQKLNHKSACKSCAWGTGGQKGGFRNELNEPLQRCAKGVESIVGDLQGPVAADFFARQSLAQLQALSSREAERLGRLSYPVILRAGSSHYERIGWPEIYAIAQKAFARPPERVASYSSGRSSNEAAYILQLMMRALGSNNLADCSDLCHSPSTYGLKQVFGSGTSMVSLEDLKQSDCVVLIGSNAPANHPRLMNELIKLRERGGRVIVVNPVIEVGLMNFASPAFVPSLLFGSEISSLYLQPDPGSDVALFVGMAKSLIEQNKIDRRFLGAHTENSQAVIEHAQATSWQQIESTCGIERVLIEQAAQMIARSERVVFAWAMGATQQANGVDNIFAIANLALLTGNAGKPGAGTMPIRGHSNVQGFGSMGVSVRLKEEIRLALEKLLGRPLSRVPGHDTRRLIEAAAAGQIDALLCLGGNLWGANPDQGQASRALGQIETIFYISTKPNQGHFHGLASKQTIIIPVFTRDENPHRTTVESGNNFVRLNETGRTHLPGADLISEVEFLTQVAHHLLGEVPVDWRRLQDTAYVRQLIAQTIPGFEKMATIDQTREEFTIAGRIFHEPVFATPTGRAKMFVPPLPELRPPQIGDFGIEPSHRAIPLVLVSVRSYSQHNTVVYKEGDSYRGMPHRNCILLNPDDAQAAGFAEHERVTVIGKIGCKEQVEVIFGSPKRGVALMFYPEINAIIQPPIDERCGIPAFKRNPILVVASG
- the cofG gene encoding 7,8-didemethyl-8-hydroxy-5-deazariboflavin synthase subunit CofG codes for the protein MSSEARTITYSPSFTVVPTHECFNRCGYCNFRAEAGSDWLTPEAARQLLEPLRRTGVCEILVLSGEVHPRDRRRGDWFSMIESLCAVALELGFLPHTNCGILSFAEMRALQQVNCSMGLMLEIESDRLLESVHRHAPSKIPALRVEQLAWAGELGIPFTTGLLLGIGETWAEREATLQTIARLQERYGHIQEVILQPHRPGGAQHWSGEALGEAELLETVRLARSILPAEITLQIPPNLVVDLLPFLEAGVRDLGGIGPVDVVNPDYAHPLVARLRGNLQEAGWKLKERLPVYPHLYGRVPTALRQTLRTHLQSFLDSPILRKKK